The sequence below is a genomic window from Lodderomyces elongisporus chromosome 2, complete sequence.
AGTGAGGGTTTCCGTAAATTATTTAATGAATGTGAAAACGTTGGAGTATGAAAGCGAAGGGGTGTAGAATTCTCCAAATGTTAAGATGTGGACTCTCTATTCTCCCATGTATGGTTGAGAAATAATCTATGAATACGTGAAATAACttttctatatatatacaaatatatatatatatatatctatgtGTATGGGTGTGTGTATAAGTATCGGTGGCTTTAATATTGCACTATTGTGATGTTGATCAGTTTCTATGTATTTACTGATCTGGTGTTGATGGGCAAGCAGGAGCTTTGAGCGAGTGTACGTCTATGCGCAAGTTTAAGTGTGTAGGTGAAGGTGTGTAGGCCTTAGTACGTGTGTGGTTGTGGGAGAATTCAAAGGAAGTTCAAAGTCGTGAAAACTGAAATACCTAGTGcgaataaagaaatatatgACACGACAACACAAGagtaattaaaaaaacaaacaaactgtAAAACATACACGACCGAGCACATGACagaatttttcttttttttttttttttttttttatttttgtattttatatttaccCCTATTATAACTAATGTAAGAGGGAGTAACAAAATACGCCAACTACAACAAActacacatatataaagGTTCATTCACATTCTCTCTATTATATTAAAGCTCATAATGTATATATCTCTCTACCTATTAGGTTAAACAAACTTACCTAAAGATTGACCAACTTTCACCTTCTCACCCACCTCGATATCAAACTCATAGTTGTCAGGCGCTTCAAAGACTAATACAACTGTAGAGCCCAACTTGAAACCACCGATATCTTGTCCCTTGGTCAAGGGGTATCCACCAAGAATTCTACTCGCATTGGTGTAGGTTGCTTCGTAAACTGTGTTTTTTCTCAACCTCTTTTTAcgcttcttttcttccactACTGCAATATCGGAGGCTGAATATTCCCTCTGAAGCAATGGCGTCTTTTCTGTTGTTACTATAGAATCCTcggttgatgatgttgaggataatgctgatgatgatgatgatgatgaagtaTTAGTAGTATTAGGCGTGGTAgactttgaagaaagaCTACTAGCACTGCTACTTCCATTGCTGTAAATATCGTGCTCATAATAAGAATTGGTCTTCAAGTCCTTGTCGAAATTGACAATAATACTCCCGACATTGGTGGCTCCTACAGGTATCATAGAGAAAAACCCGTACTTCCAGTAGCCCAACAATGCTACTCTCTCATTGAGTACAAACAAGCCCTGCAACgtcttttggaaaaaaggTGCCACGGAAAATAATTCACCAATGAAATGACGTCTTAATGTTGTGACCCAATTGGTTGGAGAGTGGAAATGATGATAGTCTCCGGGAGCAAGATATATAACCGCAAAATATAATTGTTTGTGACGGAAACTTTCCTTTGGATTAGGCGCTAATTCCTCAGCCACTTTCAACTGTTTAGACCATGACGCAGACGAACCCTTTGCAGTACCATCGTGATCATTCTTGTAAGTCAATTTATGCATGTGATGCGTAGGCTGTTGTCCATTCTCACCGGCACTTTCACCACCAAGAATATCATCAACAGTATACGAAATACCATTCAATTTGGCAAATTCCTCGTCTCTTTTGACCCTTGCAGTCTCGTCATCGCCACTACTTTcgtcaaattcaaaatttggCGAGTGAGTGGGTGCAGCCAAATTTCTTGTTGACGATTCACCCATACCCAACAACGCGTCTATGGAATATGTCATTCCTTTAACTTGCTCAATCTCACCATTATCAATGATAccaaatttcaaaacctTACCATCAGCAGGACTCACAATATCATCCTCGCTGATTGGACGCACGCCCGGTTTCAAAGTCCTATAGAAAAATTCTGACAAGTTACTATAGCTTTTTAAATCTGGGTTCTCCATTTCGTCAAGATTGACTCCAAATATGGCCGAATACAATCTGTACAGGGGTGATCTGATAAACACAGGAAGATCTATAGAGTTAACATATCCCCATAATCTTGAAATTGTCTTCAAAGGTAAGGTTGAGTACGCATACAATTGCCAGGACTGTGGTCTAATCTTGTATGGATTCTCATTGATCTCATCTCTATCGTACTTCATCTTTGCCGCAACCCCACCCAATACTATAGTCAACGATGTGATTGTCCACCATTTAATaaactttcttctttgttgcCTTCTTGATCTAGCCTCCGTTGAGAAAAACCTAGTGTGTAATTTCTTCGACCCcagtttcaatttttgattAGCCTGGGAAAATGATCTTTTGGACAACCTAGGGATATGGAAAATATGGAAATGTGGCAATGTATGTCTAGTGCCATTTGTTGATTGAGACAAACCTCCAGATGTCGATGTAGACTTGCTTCGGGTCCAAGTAGAATAGTAGAGCATATTTCTCTTTGGCCTGGGGATTTTGGGAAATTGGTAGTAATAATAGCTGAAATACCTTCTTTGTTGCTTGTTGGCACCGTTTATTGGcagttgtttttgttggttttgatgCATCAACTGCGCCATGTTTGATGCACTGGATAATGGTTGTAGCATACttctttgttgatgaaCTGATGAATACATTGTTGACGTAGCGGTTGCTGTGCTGGAACTATATTGCCATTTCTGACTAGCGGATCTAGACCATTTAATTGGAGGAGGTCTGAATGCCATCTGACCTGGAGGAGGAATTATTCCGAACTTTGAAATatcacaaaaaaagaaaaagaaaaggaaaaagaaaaagaaaaaaacaaaaataaaaggagATGGGAGGTATCTATCTGAATATATGTCTAAATCTGGATTTGAACTGATTAGTTGGGACTCAATTTAGTTCGTgaacaaaaagcaaattgaaaaaaataaaaaacaaaaaattaaaatgaaaaattggctccaaaaaaagaaggaatgaaagaagtaaataaagaactatgaaacaaaaaatgagcGGGTATGCCGGACTTTTGCTTTGATTTGATTAATATGTGAATGTATAtcacgaaaaaaaaatctaatAGTTTACTGTATTCTAGTCTAATCTAGTTGAGTATACAGATAATGTCTGGCTTCGTCTAATGAATCGTGTGTTAGTTGTTGGTTGTTGgctgtttgttgtttgttgtgcAAGTGGTTTCGTGGTTGATGTttgtgtgagtgtgagtgtCAGTGTGAATATGTTGTGGTTATATATTGGTACTAATTTTTCATATTGGCAGTTTAGTggttattttattttctatttatacTTAGATGCACATATGCAATGTGTAGATGCACTCTAAGTAAAAGGGTTAATAAACAGGGACGTGTATATGTGTGGAGTGTCGTGTGACTGTTTACAaaaaagtgtttttttttctttctttctttctttctttctttctttctttctttctttctttcttgttttgttatgTTTTCTTAAACGATAAGCGATGTATAGACAAAAACTGCGGCACTAGTAAGTATTAACTATTTCTATCACGTGCCTTCCTTAACATAGCCtccatcatcaataattaAATTATCATTACCTTACACTGCCATCTTCCGCAAACTACGGGTACTCATAGTTGATCAGTCATTtccaaaaaagatgaagaaaccaaaaaaaaaaatagaattagaaacataaaaagaaggtagaaagtaaaaaaacaaacagtATTGATCAACAGAAGTAGGGTTGTTAAATATACAATTATATCATATGTTGTTATTTATGTAGAAATCCTCAAAGAAATCATTTTTCTCCACTTTTCGAGGCACCTAcccaaagcaaaaaaaaattaaaaaaaaacaaaaaaaaaggaaaattaaaatattCCCAATCGAGTAAAACGTGTGTGCATCTCCAATaccaaaaatcaaaaggaTCTACGCTTAAACATTGACAACTTTTATGAACATGTACATGAACGTGAATATGAACATGAATATAGGCATGGACATGGACATGAATGGGAACTCAAGCTTGCACTTAAGCTTGGATTTGAGCTTGGACTTAATTTATCTAGCCAATTATCGATATTCTTCTACACCTTGACAACTCTTCCCTCAACTAACCTTTCTCTTCACTGAaccctcttttttcttcttttttttgttctatttGTTAATTTTGCTCACAAACAATCATTATCGCTCGAGTGTTGCAATATTGGCATTAAGGATGTGTTTCAACTCCTGAATAAACTCTAGCGGGATATAATGCAACTCCGtactttgtttcttgtcgACAAATTCAAGAATCAATCTCAAATTCCAAATATCTTCTATTGAAGTCGCCAATCGAGCAAAATTGATAATTCTAAGGCGATCTTCTATGATGTTAAACACTGACAAGTTTGTCTCTTTAAAGTCCAATGATTTGGCATCCATTGCATTCTCCCACGCCAATTTATTTGTCCGTAGATCCATCATACCATCAAACACTTTACTTTTCAATAAATTGTTCAACAGTGTCTGTATCTGATCTTCATTCATCTCATTTTCATTGGATCTTTTCAACAAGGAGGCCAAATTTGGCTCAAGAATAGagtaattttgttttttcaatacATAAAGCGTCATtgtcttttcaaaattctCCAACATTTGAGACCTCAACGTACAGTCGATCTCCACTTGAAAATGCTCAGGCGACTGAGTTTCAATTTTACTGATCTCTTTAAGATTCGGTAAAAGACAAGGTGTAACACGTTGAATCACTTTACCATTTCgcataaaaattaaaacaggAATCTTGCATGGTTCTCTACTTTTTTCATCCTTAACAACCAAGCATCGTTGCTCAATCGCAAGAGCCCAAAAATGTCGCATAGCCTGTAAATGCACATCATACTCGCTATTCTCCTTTGGGTATATTGGGTACAAGCTGATAACTAAACTTGCAATACCAAATAAGGAATTGACATTAAAAGCCATTTGCCCACCAccaagaaataaaaacccAAGTGCCGTGTTTATAGCCATGTAGCCGCCAAACCCCATTTTTTTACTGGTGTCATTATACAATACACGAAGTCTTTGGAAAACTTCAAGATCACCGCTCGCAGACATAATAACTGATGCACACAATGCCAACACATTCTGAATAGTAATAGCTGTATTGTAAGTTAGCTTTTGGTCATAATTGATGGCGGGCTTACTGGTCAATCTCATTACTTCATCAAGATAATACAAGATTGTACTTTTGGCTCTAGAATTTTGCGAAGATGCAAACTTGAGTGCTATCGATAAACACGCACCACCCATAATATTGAGATATGTCACCAAATCACTGTCCATGGCTCCACCTCTAAAGCCATCCAATCTTTTAAACTCACTAATAACTACTTGAGGAAACTGTTGTTCTACCCAAGCTCGACTTGGCTCAATCGTGCTCCACATAATCAAGCTCACGGTGAGGCATCTCAAAAATAACAAGTCTGGTCGAATGAATTCCAACATCGGTTGTGATTCGggaatttttaatttgtttgcaACATTTGCATTCTCCGTTTTTAGGTATATTAGGCACAATGCCATGATAGCTCCACAGCACGATTTGTTAACTTCTTGCACTGCATGGGTGTTGTTTAAAGATAACGCAAGAGCCATTAATCTATCAACCACATGCGTATCATTCAACCCGCGCAAATCATCACCTTTACCCAAATTTACCAAACCAAGTGCCAACCCGGAAGCTAATCTATAGCCCTCATGAACTTCGGCGACATCTCTTTGTTGCACGGTACCAGTTATTTGTGACAATAATACTTCACTCATACGTCGATGTTGGGTTTCAAGATACAATAACCCTATCCCCATGAACCCTGCAGTCTGAACCATGGTGGGAACATTCAAGTCCTTGGCTCCACGCGGTAACAACGCAACAGCATGCACTGAGAGGACTTTGGTCAATTTATTGTCCATAGTTCCACGTAAACTTGCTGCCATACCCATTAATAGACCGGCACTGGTTAATGGATCTTTTGGGCGAAGGTAGTTGTAAATATGCCACTCTTCAAGTTTCTTAAGGTGACCATTTAAACCtaaaccaaacaaaaaccCGGCATGCTGAGCATTCAACTCTCCAGGTGGTTTGTTAAAGGCAATCCAACTACCAGATATCCCTTTAGCTTCTCTAGAAATACTCAATCCCGATGAGACACCATTATGAAAATGGCCCCATTCATTCAATTCAGCGGCAATACTATCTTCAGAATGTACAATATTTGTCATCATAGGATAAATCAATGAATTTAAGTTGAACTTGGCAACCGGAAAACGTTCAGTAAGAATCGGCTCTCTTCCTCCATAAGTTAAAGCAGCGCGGCCCATGGGAATCGTAAGAGTCCTTAAAGCAACAACCACGGCCAAACTTCTTTGAACCAAAACGAGGTCGTATTCACCAATATCTTCGTCGATTTTCAAATATGCAGTCTGAGTTTTGGTTTGATGCAATAATGTGGTAATTTCATAGAATCGTCTATCTTCATCAAACATGAGCTTGGTGATTTCAAGTCTTTTGGCCTCAGACTGGTCATCCCACAGTGTAACTTGTTCATTTGCAGCATCTGCATTTATGAGCGAGTCGATGCtcaaattttcaaactccTTGTACTTCAATACATCTCGATGGATTGCACCGGTGGGGTTGGTGATTAATTGAGTTAGGTCATCGCGTCTTGTTAAGTTTAATGAGCTTAAAGACCAATCGTATGTTGGAGATTCTTGAGCAACCAGTAAAACCTCCTTTAATGGGAACGAAACGCCAATTGGAAAAGTACTCAAGGATGTGATTCCCATCTCACTCATCATATCAACCAAGGTGGATGGTCCATAATTGGGCGAGACAAGCACTTCGTATAGCTTCAAAATGCTGTGGGTTAATGGAGTCACCTCAGCGTCAAcactttctccttcttcaacCAACTGAGAGAAGGTAACGTATGGCAAAATCTTACCTGTAAATAGGCTGCCCAACGACTGTAGAAGATTTGGAGGTTGTTGTAGTAACTGAGGCAGTAAAATTCGAGTAGTTTTATCGACATTGAATAAGTTGCAGTACTCATAGTCACGATGgtcttttttcatctttgtttttgaagtcaccttctcttcctttttcatcttctcATCCTTGTTGCGATCGTCATTATGATAGTATATGGGCCAAACCTCGGACCAGCCCATCCATGTTGTTAATTGGCACAATAACGAACCCAATAAGGCCATatattctctctttgttgTATCTAATCGAAACTCTTCTCGCAATATATGCAAGGAAATGGCAATATAAGGAGCAAGTTCGCCCATGCTATTATTGACGTGATTTTCGACTCGTAGTTTGAGAGCTCTTGAGATCAACTTTGTGATTGGATTTTCATTCATCAAAGGTACGCTAGAGTCATTATCGAATGGAAAGATGAGGGCAAGCAATGCAATCACCATGGCGTCCCATTCTGTGACACTTCCTGAATCGTAAGCAGATCTCCACAACATCCAAATAATTAGATTTGTAGTGGATCCAGATAGATATTTAAAGCTATTTAGGCACGAAAAAACTAGTTGCGAGGCGGGTTTCATTACCAACTTGACTATGTGGAAGCTCTCAGAGCCGTTGTCATTTCTGTTATGTGTCTTGAATGACACCCTTTCATCATTTGAACTTAAAAGTGCTTCAATAGATGAATTTGTCATATTGCAACTTGACCTCATATTCAAAAAAGGATTGACGATAAATGTTTTTCCTGATTCTGTCAAAACGAGCAAATTTCCAGCAAAATCGGATTCCAAAGGTATGCAATCGAGGCATGCACATTTATACACCGAGTGGTGCTTCGAATACGAATCGTACTTGAACACATAAAGCTCTTGCTTTAACTTTGAAACTACCACAATCCCTTCTTGATACTCGAAATGGACGGTGaaaattttaaagaaattgtGATTCCTGTTTAATCTAAGGCCATTGATAGATTCTATTTTGGATAATATTACATCCTTGCGTAGTCGAGAAATGGGAAGCTCGTTTGGGTTCGATATCCTTGCTTCGGAAAGTAGTGTACTAGTGCGATGCTCCAGAATAATAAATTGACTCAAGTGGTGTTCCATACCTTTACTGATGGAGGGTGTCGCGGGTATTGCAAaatgtttcttctttggtgGTTTAGTATGGTTTCTCGATGTCGATGTCGATGCCGTTGTTGATGccgttgttgatgttgacaTCGAGGTCTTTCTAGGCTTTGTCAGcattgatgatgttgaattGAACCTCACACTTCGTGACGAGTTTTTGATATGGTATACGTTAATGGAAGTTTCAGTTATAGTGGTACATAAAGCAATTCCAGAATCTCGTTGACTAAAGGAACATATTTGCTCGTTGGATGAAAACGCACTATTGGTATCCTTATCGACAAACTTTAATTCAAACTCATTGTTTACAAGATACAATTCCGCCTTTGTTTGTAGCACCAAGCCTTTCTCGTAGCAAACCACTCTAACAATCTCAAACGGAACATTTAACGTCTCAAGCTTTCCATCCGAATAGTAGAAGTTTATGTGTTTTTTGAAGCAAATAGCGAGAATTTCAACCGGTTGGGTTTTGATATAGAACGTAGTCATGCATGCCTTTAAAATATCTTCATTAAACACCAATACACGGCTAACGCAAAAACCTTTGTAGATTGTTACACTCTTCTCATTGATACAGAGTACAACGTTGTTTTGACATAATTGCAAATCTTTGCAATTCTTGAGTTTGTACCCTTTGGTGAGATCTACACATGGTGTACTTGGATGTTGGTGGTGGCCTTGGTCATTCGACATATTCCATTATCTTCCACGTGCCCTTGTGATGACTTTGTGgcaatcttttctttctgttcTTATACTATACTAATTGTATCGTTCTAGACTATGACTATATTTCTTAACTTGTGGGTGTATGTTGTGTTGCAAAATACCATTTATTGTAACAAAACTGTGTGCGCGACgtgagagagaaagagacagagagagagagagagagatcaTATGTAAACATGTAAAATCTTGTATGAAAACGCGCATTATCTTAGTTGCGCAATTACCAAGGTACGATACTTCAATTACACCCTGTCTCAAGCATTTCGTATACTATAGAGCTTGTTAGATGAACAATACTTACAGGTGTCAATTTCTGATTTACTTTGTTTATAATAGTAGTAAACAATTTATATAACCTACCAAATACATTGCAGGATACTTATAATAATCTACAAAATTTAGAAGGTTGAGGTGTGGTGGATGTTATTATGGATCCTGGAAACTTGTTTGACAATAATGGACAAGCTTCCGTGATTAAGTTGAAGTGATGATTTCaatggcaaaaaaaaaggcagTGTGCAATAGtaggaaaaataaagtagtAAGTTCCTTAACGGTAAGATTTTTGGAATCTTGCTCTGGCACCACGACCACCGAATTTCTTTGGCTCCATTCTTCTTGAGTCAGCAACCAACAAGGTCTTGTCGTAAGCAGCAAAgatcttcttcaattcgTTCTTTGAAGCTTCGTCAACGAATTTTTGGTGGTAAGCAACCAAACCCTTGGCAATAGCTTGTCTGATAGCGTAGACTTGTGAGACGTGACCACCACCAGTGACTTTAACTCTAATGTCAATACCTTGGAATTTGTCCAAACCGACCAAGGTCAATGGTTCGTAAACCTTGAATCTCAAGATTTCAGGTTGAACCAAGGTGATTGGAGAACCGTTGATCTTGATCAAACCTTTACCATTTTTAACGTGAGCAACTGCAGTTGCGGTTTTCTTCTTACCGAATGTctaaatttcaatttcgtTTGTTAGTAACACATTTCTCAAAATAACATTGGAATAAGAGTAGAACACGAGCAAATCACTTAAGGGAATATCCATGCTAAATGAAGATAACAAAGTAGAATACACTACCagttttcttctcctcgttgttttattttataacAGAAGATTCTCACAcattcttttaaaaaaaaaggaaatagtAAATCTTCTACCTGTGCATTCTGTATCCCTGACGATGATGGTATAAACAGGATATGATGATAATGCCACAAATCTCGTAATTCtcttgaacaaaaaagacaaattcTGACTTCAGTGCTGTCTCATCTTATAGATGTATAGGTATATCTCTGTCAATATTGGGTTTCGTGATATATGTCCCAACCACACAGTATCTTGCTCCCGTTTGCTCGTGTGCTCTACTCTGTTCTTGATAGATTCTCCATTTCATATGTACATACTTGAACAGATTGGGTGGACATGTTTGCGGTGTTGCTAACTCTATTCGTGAACTATGGTTCTTTTCCAATCAATcctgaaattttttttgaggcCTATACTGAATGCGTCGTGGTGCTCGATAGTTTTTCGTTAGCAGAATTATCATTTGGTAGCGATGAAGAGGCTTTTGTAATCTCATGTACTGTGCGCGCAAGGTAGAGCAAAGAGATTGTAGGAGCGAGAAAAGCGAGagaaacaaagcaaaggaaCAGAATGATGTGCTGAGGGTTTAGACCTCTTTTACACGTGATGCactgtttttttctctcttttttttttttctcactTACTATGTGAGAGAGACTGTGGgcattgtttttttctctcactctcactCTCACTCTCACTCTCACTCTCAGTCTGTGTCTctcacacactcacactctGTCTCTGTTACTCTCGCTCTGTGCCCTCCCTCTCATCTACGAGAATGGGTTTTTCGCACTAACACAATCAGAGTTATTGGTggttggaaaaaaaagttactATAGTAAGTCTGCTTTTGATTGATACCTATCTTAACCCACCAACCTTGATCCACAACAATGGCTATCTCAAAGAACTTACCATTATTGAACAACCACTTCAGAAAGCACTGGCAAGAAAGAGTCAAAGTTCACTTTGACCAAGCCGGTAAGAAAGCTTCAAGAAGACAAGCTAGATTGAGAAAAGCTGCCAAGGTTGCCCCAAAGCCTATTGACACCTTGAAGCCAGTTGTCAGAGCCCCAACTATCAAATACAACAGAAAAGTTAGAGCAGGTAGAGGATTCACATTGGCTGAGATTAAAGCTGTTGGCTTAACCCCAAAGTACGCCAGAACCATTGGTATCTCCGTTGACCACAGaagacaaaacaagagCCAAGAGACTTTTGACGCTAATGTCTTGAGATTGAAGGAATACAAGTCTAAGTTGGTGATCTTCAACAAGAAGACCAAGGCTTCTGAAATTGCTGAGTACTCTCAAGTTTCAGCTTCTGCTACCTTCCCAGTTGAGCAACCAGCTGCTGAAAAGGGTACTAGAGCTGTTGAAGTTCCAGAGCAATCTGCTTACAGAACCATCAGATTGGCCAGAAACGACAAGAAGTACAAGGGTGtcagagaaaagagagcCAGAGAAAAGGCTGAAGCTGAAGCTGAAAAGGCTAAGAAATAAGCAATTTAACTCATAGCAATTTAGCGGAGGACTATTGAAGATGATAGAGGATAGTGAAGTGAAGTGGAGTGTCATGGAGCTCAGTTGATGCTGGAGGCTTTCAAAGTGGAGGTTACAATGGCTGACGCTAGCTTACAAACTCGCCACATGCACATGCACATGTTGATGTATACTAATAACTTACACCACTACACCCGCATTCTTGATTAAAagattatatatatatattttaatACAGAGGGCAAACGATTATTTTTGGATAATCTTTCGTACATGTGACGAtgtagttttgttttttacaattttttcaagacTTGTAATGCCGTGTTATAGCTTGAGGCATCCATGGTTTTGCTGGTTGTACAATTAATTTGTGAAAATTACTCTACAAAGTCGAAACATGAACTCTGCACATCGCCTACCTTTGGCTAAAGTACTCTAAATTGATTAAATTAAGTGGAACAAAAAACGAAACGAAACGAAACGAAACGAAACGAAACGAAAACAATCGTAACGTATCGTAACGTAACGTAAATTCATAAGAGATAATAGTGCTTGTAGTTCTACATGTTTActaaatttatatatatatatatatatatattgccGAATAAACAATGCTTTCGTCTCATTAAACACGGATTTCCCCTATACATCCAATCTACTTAAAGGTATTGAACTGAAATAAAATGGAACCCGTGAGTTTCAAAAACACTTGAAAGACACCGGTAATccttattctttctttatattATGTTGTTCTCAAATATacatttcaatttctgAAAGTTGCTAAAAAAATGTACTTCCTTGAGAATCAACGTGATTGTTCATCTCGTTTAATCGAACAAACCGAATCCCATGTCGTCGTCTGACTCTTCCTTAGcctcctcttccttctcttcagcagcagcagcatctGCACCGGCAGCGTCACCAccggcagcagcagcaccaccagcaacagCACCAGCAGCTGGGGCAGCAgagaagttgaagaagaattcCTTCAAGTCCTTACCTTCCAAAGCCTTGGAGAACAAGTCAGCCCAGATACCTTCGACTTCGACGTTGGCAGCTTTGGTTAAGGTGAGCAATTTTTCAGCGGTGATTTCGATTTCGGAATCAGCCAAGATTAAGGCGGCGTATGACAAAGCAGTTTCGGTAGACATTGTAAATGGATATGTAAACTTTGGTTATTTGGTTTAACTAGAGATAATCGATTTAAGCTGAGCAGACTATTTCTTAGTTGTGGTTAGACGGTAAGAGagggaaagagagaagaggaggagaagcAGGAGGCTCTCAACTCTGTTTGCGTGCTTAC
It includes:
- the APC1 gene encoding Anaphase-promoting complex subunit 1 (BUSCO:EOG0926049S), which encodes MSNDQGHHQHPSTPCVDLTKGYKLKNCKDLQLCQNNVVLCINEKSVTIYKGFCVSRVLVFNEDILKACMTTFYIKTQPVEILAICFKKHINFYYSDGKLETLNVPFEIVRVVCYEKGLVLQTKAELYLVNNEFELKFVDKDTNSAFSSNEQICSFSQRDSGIALCTTITETSINVYHIKNSSRSVRFNSTSSMSTKPRKTSMSTSTTASTTASTSTSRNHTKPPKKKHFAIPATPSISKGMEHHLSQFIISEHRTSTLLSEARISNPNELPISRLRKDVILSKIESINGLRLNRNHNFFKIFTVHFEYQEGIVVVSKLKQELYVFKYDSYSKHHSVYKCACLDCIPLESDFAGNLLVLTESGKTFIVNPFLNMRSSCNMTNSSIEALLSSNDERVSFKTHNRNDNGSESFHIVKLVMKPASQLVFSCLNSFKYLSGSTTNLIIWMLWRSAYDSGSVTEWDAMVIALLALIFPFDNDSSVPLMNENPITKLISRALKLRVENHVNNSMGELAPYIAISLHILREEFRLDTTKREYMALLGSLLCQLTTWMGWSEVWPIYYHNDDRNKDEKMKKEEKVTSKTKMKKDHRDYEYCNLFNVDKTTRILSPQLLQQPPNLLQSLGSLFTGKILPYVTFSQLVEEGESVDAEVTPLTHSILKLYEVLVSPNYGPSTLVDMMSEMGITSLSTFPIGVSFPLKEVLSVAQESPTYDWSLSSLNLTRRDDLTQLITNPTGAIHRDVLKYKEFENLSIDSLINADAANEQVTSWDDQSEAKRLEITKLMFDEDRRFYEITTLLHQTKTQTAYLKIDEDIGEYDLVLVQRSLAVVVALRTLTIPMGRAALTYGGREPILTERFPVAKFNLNSLIYPMMTNIVHSEDSIAAELNEWGHFHNGVSSGLSISREAKGISGSWIAFNKPPGELNAQHAGFLFGLGLNGHLKKLEEWHIYNYLRPKDPLTSAGLLMGMAASLRGTMDNKLTKVLSVHAVALLPRGAKDLNVPTMVQTAGFMGIGLLYLETQHRRMSEVLLSQITGTVQQRDVAEVHEGYRLASGLALGLVNLGKGDDLRGLNDTHVVDRLMALALSLNNTHAVQEVNKSCCGAIMALCLIYLKTENANVANKLKIPESQPMLEFIRPDLLFLRCLTVSLIMWSTIEPSRAWVEQQFPQVVISEFKRLDGFRGGAMDSDLVTYLNIMGGACLSIALKFASSQNSRAKSTILYYLDEVMRLTSKPAINYDQKLTYNTAITIQNVLALCASVIMSASGDLEVFQRLRVLYNDTSKKMGFGGYMAINTALGFLFLGGGQMAFNVNSLFGIASLVISLYPIYPKENSEYDVHLQAMRHFWALAIEQRCLVVKDEKSREPCKIPVLIFMRNGKVIQRVTPCLLPNLKEISKIETQSPEHFQVEIDCTLRSQMLENFEKTMTLYVLKKQNYSILEPNLASLLKRSNENEMNEDQIQTSLNNLLKSKVFDGMMDLRTNKLAWENAMDAKSLDFKETNLSVFNIIEDRLRIINFARLATSIEDIWNLRLILEFVDKKQSTELHYIPLEFIQELKHILNANIATLER
- the RPL13 gene encoding 60S ribosomal protein L13 — protein: MAISKNLPLLNNHFRKHWQERVKVHFDQAGKKASRRQARLRKAAKVAPKPIDTLKPVVRAPTIKYNRKVRAGRGFTLAEIKAVGLTPKYARTIGISVDHRRQNKSQETFDANVLRLKEYKSKLVIFNKKTKASEIAEYSQVSASATFPVEQPAAEKGTRAVEVPEQSAYRTIRLARNDKKYKGVREKRAREKAEAEAEKAKK
- the RPS16 gene encoding 40S ribosomal protein S16 produces the protein MSTQSVQTFGKKKTATAVAHVKNGKGLIKINGSPITLVQPEILRFKVYEPLTLVGLDKFQGIDIRVKVTGGGHVSQVYAIRQAIAKGLVAYHQKFVDEASKNELKKIFAAYDKTLLVADSRRMEPKKFGGRGARARFQKSYR
- the PSD1 gene encoding phosphatidylserine decarboxylase 1 (BUSCO:EOG092639H5), which produces MYSSVHQQRSMLQPLSSASNMAQLMHQNQQKQSPINGANKQQRRYFSYYYYQFPKIPRPKRNMLYYSTWTRSKSTSTSGGLSQSTNGTRHTLPHFHIFHIPRLSKRSFSQANQKLKSGSKKLHTRFFSTEARSRRQQRRKFIKWWTITSLTIVLGGVAAKMKYDRDEINENPYKIRPQSWQLYAYSTLPLKTISRLWGYVNSIDLPVFIRSPSYRLYSAIFGVNLDEMENPDLKSYSNLSEFFYRTLKPGVRPISEDDIVSPADGKVLKFGIIDNGEIEQVKGMTYSIDALLGMGESSTRNLAAPTHSPNFEFDESSGDDETARVKRDEEFAKLNGISYTVDDILGGESAGENGQQPTHHMHKLTYKNDHDGTAKGSSASWSKQLKVAEELAPNPKESFRHKQLYFAVIYLAPGDYHHFHSPTNWVTTLRRHFIGELFSVAPFFQKTLQGLFVLNERVALLGYWKYGFFSMIPVGATNVGSIIVNFDKDLKTNSYYEHDIYSNGSSSASSLSSKSTTPNTTNTSSSSSSSALSSTSSTEDSIVTTEKTPLLQREYSASDIAVVEEKKRKKRLRKNTVYEATYTNASRILGGYPLTKGQDIGGFKLGSTVVLVFEAPDNYEFDIEVGEKVKVGQSLGKFV